A region of Domibacillus sp. DTU_2020_1001157_1_SI_ALB_TIR_016 DNA encodes the following proteins:
- a CDS encoding FadR/GntR family transcriptional regulator, giving the protein MGEGDSVKLQIKSVTRKTLSKQVIDEIINLLIEGHLRPGERLPSEVELMEICKVSRPVIREALTSLEVIGLIHRHTRHGTFFADKIGSEPFSIMLALSSRDLLSITEIRVALELGLVTLAAEKITDADLKKLKATIDRMKELPTEDSSEEDKEFHRIIALSANNALFNGLVHPLQQFHRQILKKIPLEERNLKETIQQHLDIYHALEKRDSLAAYAAMYHHLNYVRQKAIKSFLILEGKESTSEKM; this is encoded by the coding sequence GTGGGTGAAGGAGACAGTGTAAAGCTTCAAATTAAATCAGTGACCCGAAAAACGTTATCGAAACAAGTCATCGATGAAATTATCAATTTGCTTATTGAAGGACATCTTCGTCCAGGAGAGCGGCTTCCTTCAGAAGTAGAACTTATGGAAATTTGTAAAGTGAGCCGGCCTGTGATTAGAGAAGCCTTAACTTCCTTGGAAGTAATCGGCCTTATTCATCGCCATACCAGGCACGGGACCTTCTTTGCAGACAAAATTGGGAGTGAGCCTTTCTCGATTATGTTAGCGCTTTCTTCGAGAGACCTGCTTTCCATTACTGAAATCAGGGTAGCGCTGGAGCTTGGATTAGTGACATTGGCTGCCGAAAAAATAACCGATGCCGATTTGAAAAAATTAAAAGCAACGATTGATCGTATGAAGGAACTGCCTACTGAAGATTCTTCCGAAGAAGATAAAGAATTTCACAGAATTATTGCGCTCAGTGCAAACAATGCTTTATTTAATGGATTGGTTCATCCGTTGCAGCAATTTCATCGCCAGATTTTAAAAAAGATACCGCTGGAAGAAAGAAATTTAAAAGAAACGATACAGCAGCACCTTGATATTTATCACGCGCTTGAAAAACGCGATTCTCTGGCTGCCTACGCAGCTATGTATCATCACCTTAATTATGTTCGGCAAAAAGCCATTAAAAGCTTTCTAATACTCGAAGGTAAAGAAAGTACAAGCGAGAAAATGTAA
- a CDS encoding tripartite tricarboxylate transporter substrate binding protein, which translates to MKKRFSLMVSSIMMAGALSACSGAEETSSTASSEGKSDFPKKPISIIVAYDAGGGTDTTARTLQPFLEEELGETVTIVNQPGGSGWVGWNAIAAAKPDGYTIGFLNSPNLASGLVNPTMEKQVDLDSFEMIGNHVVDPGAVAIRVDDKRFSNFKELVEYAKDHEVTTTATGVAGDDHLVTLKLNEALGTKFKAIQFDGTAKSRAAFLGGHVDVLVTSVGEAYPMHLEKQLKVAAVTAEERSSFLPDVPTVEEEGFEPVISQSTRGLVAPKGVDEETMEVLETAFEKAVTNAEHEKKMEEIGTQVGYYNAEDYRALLEQDVKDIEGLKDLLGW; encoded by the coding sequence ATGAAAAAACGTTTTTCATTGATGGTATCGTCGATTATGATGGCGGGTGCTTTGTCTGCCTGTTCCGGAGCAGAAGAAACGAGTTCAACAGCTTCATCAGAAGGCAAAAGTGATTTTCCTAAAAAGCCGATCAGCATTATTGTCGCTTATGATGCTGGGGGAGGGACTGATACAACAGCCAGAACACTTCAGCCATTTTTAGAAGAAGAGCTCGGGGAAACGGTAACCATTGTTAATCAGCCCGGCGGAAGCGGATGGGTAGGATGGAATGCGATTGCTGCGGCTAAGCCGGATGGGTATACAATCGGTTTTTTGAATTCTCCAAACCTGGCCAGTGGATTGGTGAATCCTACGATGGAAAAGCAGGTGGATCTTGACAGCTTCGAGATGATTGGCAATCATGTTGTAGACCCGGGAGCGGTTGCGATACGGGTGGATGATAAACGTTTTTCAAACTTCAAAGAACTGGTTGAGTATGCGAAGGATCACGAAGTAACAACAACGGCCACAGGGGTAGCAGGAGATGACCACCTGGTGACTTTGAAATTAAATGAAGCACTTGGCACCAAATTTAAAGCAATTCAGTTTGACGGAACTGCCAAGTCGAGAGCTGCTTTTTTAGGCGGGCATGTTGACGTTCTTGTAACGAGTGTAGGTGAAGCGTATCCGATGCACCTGGAAAAACAATTGAAAGTAGCCGCTGTGACAGCAGAAGAAAGATCGTCTTTCCTTCCGGATGTTCCAACAGTTGAAGAAGAAGGATTTGAGCCAGTGATTTCTCAATCAACGAGAGGACTGGTTGCGCCAAAAGGGGTAGATGAAGAAACGATGGAAGTGCTCGAAACCGCTTTTGAGAAAGCGGTAACAAATGCTGAGCATGAAAAGAAAATGGAAGAGATCGGCACGCAGGTCGGCTATTACAATGCAGAGGATTACAGAGCGCTGCTTGAACAGGATGTGAAAGACATTGAAGGCTTAAAAGATTTGCTTGGCTGGTAA
- a CDS encoding FadR/GntR family transcriptional regulator, with translation MEESSKKLGVQSVHRSTLSKQVVEQIVQLLVSGQMKAGDKLPPEMELMEELGVSRPVLREALSALETLGVITRKTREGTFFNNKVGTHPFSVMLALATDNLPAIIEARMALELGLVTMAAEKITDEQLEKLRKTIDAIANSEDNDYGEADKEFHHIIALSANNPIVEGMIDSLLITHNKVNSLIQVRERERTVEYHKAIYAALEARDPQDAFLQMYKHLDFVRQKVLQYSSANDE, from the coding sequence ATGGAGGAATCATCTAAAAAGCTGGGCGTTCAATCCGTTCACCGCAGCACCCTTTCTAAACAAGTAGTTGAACAAATTGTGCAGCTGCTTGTCAGCGGTCAAATGAAAGCGGGAGACAAGCTTCCGCCCGAGATGGAGCTGATGGAAGAACTGGGTGTCAGCAGACCGGTCCTTCGGGAAGCACTCAGTGCTCTTGAAACACTTGGCGTTATTACCCGAAAAACACGGGAAGGGACTTTTTTCAACAATAAAGTCGGCACTCATCCTTTCTCTGTTATGCTGGCGCTGGCAACCGATAACTTACCCGCTATCATTGAAGCGCGCATGGCGTTGGAGTTAGGGCTTGTGACCATGGCCGCCGAGAAAATTACGGACGAGCAGCTGGAAAAGCTAAGAAAAACGATTGATGCCATTGCAAACAGTGAGGATAATGACTATGGCGAAGCGGATAAGGAATTTCATCACATTATAGCCTTAAGCGCTAACAACCCTATTGTCGAAGGGATGATTGATTCTCTTCTAATTACCCATAACAAAGTTAACAGCTTGATTCAAGTGAGAGAGCGGGAACGTACGGTAGAGTACCATAAAGCCATTTACGCGGCCCTCGAAGCACGCGATCCACAGGACGCCTTCTTACAAATGTACAAGCATCTTGATTTTGTCCGTCAAAAAGTCCTTCAATATTCCTCAGCGAATGACGAATAA
- a CDS encoding ATP-binding protein: MKKTGRIILISTSLCFTFIQLIFFNSAFEKEVYDLVIATFIAWFVGLQYDKLKLDQLRRKQSEENYKLLIELLPESVVIQRNNIILYANKAAENMLGAHQKSDLVGRSIVDFIEEGYLEKIQKNEAVPKQPQRPLINAVCKLTCLNLKQIYFEFSSLQIIFEGKEATLYIGKDITCKREQTESLLQKSEKLAVVGQLAAGIAHEIRNPLTSIKGFIQLVHSETNQHKDFLEIVLAELERINAIIGEFLVLAKPNEVKFKKMNIQPLLDDVVSLINSQAMMENVQINLSYSMQLPQIVCEENQLKQVFINVLKNAIEAMPGGGVIEVGAHKSEDGYITLSFKDQGVGIPEERIPTLGEPFYTTKEKGTGLGLMTCLKIIENHKGDLRISSEVNKGTTIKISLPPAALSLKGKETKTVWSLKEEPSSHFG; encoded by the coding sequence ATGAAAAAGACTGGCCGAATAATTTTAATTAGCACTTCCTTATGCTTTACTTTCATTCAGTTAATTTTTTTTAATTCTGCATTTGAAAAAGAAGTGTACGACCTGGTTATCGCCACCTTTATTGCCTGGTTTGTCGGCCTGCAATATGACAAGTTAAAACTTGATCAGTTAAGAAGAAAGCAAAGTGAAGAAAATTATAAGCTGTTGATTGAATTGCTTCCTGAATCAGTTGTTATACAGCGGAATAATATCATTTTGTATGCAAATAAGGCAGCCGAGAATATGTTGGGTGCCCATCAAAAAAGTGATCTTGTCGGTCGCTCTATTGTGGATTTTATTGAAGAAGGGTATTTAGAAAAGATACAAAAAAATGAAGCGGTCCCTAAACAGCCCCAACGTCCGCTGATAAACGCGGTGTGCAAGCTTACGTGTTTAAATTTAAAACAGATTTATTTTGAATTCTCTTCTTTACAAATTATATTCGAAGGAAAAGAAGCAACACTATATATTGGCAAGGATATTACGTGTAAAAGAGAGCAAACGGAATCTCTTTTGCAGAAATCTGAGAAACTAGCAGTAGTCGGGCAGCTGGCAGCAGGTATTGCTCATGAAATCCGAAACCCGCTTACCTCTATTAAAGGATTTATCCAGCTGGTTCATTCTGAAACAAATCAGCATAAAGATTTTTTAGAGATTGTATTAGCGGAATTGGAACGGATCAATGCTATTATTGGTGAATTTTTAGTACTGGCCAAGCCAAATGAAGTAAAGTTTAAAAAAATGAATATCCAGCCGCTGCTGGATGATGTAGTTTCTCTCATTAATTCACAAGCGATGATGGAAAATGTACAAATAAACCTTTCATACAGTATGCAGCTTCCTCAAATCGTTTGTGAAGAAAATCAGCTGAAGCAAGTATTTATCAATGTATTGAAAAATGCGATTGAAGCTATGCCAGGCGGGGGGGTTATCGAGGTTGGGGCTCATAAAAGTGAAGATGGTTATATCACCCTTTCTTTTAAAGACCAGGGAGTAGGGATTCCAGAAGAACGTATTCCGACACTGGGAGAACCTTTTTATACGACAAAAGAAAAAGGAACAGGGCTCGGGCTGATGACCTGTTTGAAAATTATTGAAAATCATAAGGGAGATTTGCGCATTTCAAGTGAAGTAAACAAAGGAACGACGATCAAAATCTCGCTGCCGCCAGCCGCTTTGTCTTTAAAGGGAAAAGAAACCAAGACTGTGTGGAGTTTAAAAGAAGAACCATCCAGTCATTTTGGTTAA
- the gudD gene encoding glucarate dehydratase — MNTQLIQENVQTGTPIITEMNVVPVAGHDSMLLNLSGAHAPYFTRNIVLLKDNAGNVGVGEVPGGEKIRQTLEDARELVVGQSIGTYNNILNNVRRQFADRDAAGRGLQTFDLRITIHAVTALEAALLDLVGKYLGVPVAALLGEGQQRDKVEMLGYLFYVGDRNKTDLEYRNEAEAEDDWFRLRHEEALTPEAVVRLAEAAHARYGFNDFKLKGGVLRGEEEIEAVTALAERFPEARITLDPNGGWLLKDAIRLCRDQHHVLAYAEDPCGAEGGFSAREVMAEFRRATGLPTATNMIATDWRQMGHSIQLQSVDIPLADPHFWTMQGSVRVAQMCHDWGLTWGSHSNNHFDISLAMFTHVAAAAPGKITAIDTHWIWQDGQRLTKEPFKIVGGMVDVPTKPGLGVEIDMEQLEKAHQLYKEKGLGARDDALAMQYLIPGWTFDPKRPCFVR; from the coding sequence ATGAACACTCAATTAATCCAGGAAAACGTCCAGACAGGTACGCCTATTATTACAGAAATGAACGTTGTTCCCGTTGCCGGCCATGACAGTATGCTCCTCAATTTAAGCGGAGCTCACGCCCCTTACTTTACGCGTAATATTGTGCTGCTGAAAGACAATGCAGGAAATGTCGGTGTGGGTGAAGTCCCGGGCGGCGAGAAAATCCGCCAGACGCTTGAAGATGCACGTGAACTCGTTGTGGGCCAGTCTATCGGCACCTACAACAATATTTTAAATAACGTACGCCGTCAGTTTGCGGACCGGGACGCAGCGGGACGCGGCTTACAGACGTTTGACCTCCGCATTACGATTCATGCTGTAACCGCTTTAGAAGCCGCTCTTCTCGACTTGGTTGGAAAATACCTTGGCGTTCCAGTCGCAGCCCTTTTAGGCGAAGGACAGCAGCGGGACAAAGTGGAAATGCTGGGCTATCTATTTTATGTTGGGGACCGGAACAAAACGGATCTGGAGTACCGGAACGAAGCAGAGGCAGAAGATGACTGGTTCCGCCTTCGCCATGAAGAAGCGTTAACTCCTGAAGCGGTTGTCCGACTGGCAGAAGCGGCTCATGCCCGCTATGGCTTTAACGACTTTAAACTAAAAGGCGGCGTTTTGCGCGGCGAAGAAGAAATCGAAGCTGTCACAGCACTGGCAGAGCGGTTTCCGGAAGCGCGCATTACCCTGGACCCGAACGGCGGCTGGCTGTTAAAAGACGCCATCCGCTTATGCCGGGACCAGCACCATGTTCTGGCTTATGCAGAAGATCCTTGCGGAGCAGAAGGCGGCTTCTCGGCCCGTGAGGTGATGGCTGAATTCAGACGTGCGACAGGACTTCCTACTGCGACCAATATGATTGCCACAGACTGGCGGCAGATGGGGCACTCCATCCAGCTGCAGTCGGTTGATATTCCGCTGGCGGATCCCCATTTCTGGACGATGCAGGGTTCTGTCCGGGTCGCGCAGATGTGCCATGACTGGGGACTCACATGGGGATCGCATTCGAACAACCATTTTGATATTTCACTGGCGATGTTTACGCATGTAGCTGCTGCTGCTCCTGGAAAAATCACCGCTATTGATACACACTGGATCTGGCAGGACGGACAGCGCCTGACAAAAGAACCATTTAAGATCGTGGGTGGAATGGTCGATGTTCCAACAAAACCAGGGCTTGGTGTGGAGATTGATATGGAGCAACTGGAAAAAGCCCACCAGCTGTATAAAGAAAAAGGACTCGGTGCACGCGATGATGCGCTCGCTATGCAGTATTTGATTCCAGGATGGACGTTTGATCCGAAGCGCCCTTGCTTCGTTCGATAA
- a CDS encoding mannonate dehydratase: MNISVTTNFFDLSDTDLKQMSQLGVDYIDFGNGASFPGVKEQGYPDLDALLKQRKRIRSWGLDINRVTLPNISEDFMNEKPGSEIEIEHSVNAVKVFGEAGINIVRQRFAGDVFYGLSTPYQAIQRGGAISRGESLSFTKEQAATPTLEESTKWRKKFNEVYREIVPAAQDYGVKVGMHPSDSPHPDSPFGGLGYHRIIDEYPNKNVGYIYCVGTRAEEGGSPLVIDEINHYGRKGRLFLIHFRNVRGSLATAKAFEESLLDDGDLNMFKILMELKKVGYEGCLNPDHVPIMAGDAPDTDAKWSHSNVGWSSSSIGFAYSIGYIKAMLTALNEFWG; this comes from the coding sequence GTGAACATTTCAGTTACAACTAATTTCTTTGATCTTTCAGATACAGACTTAAAGCAAATGAGCCAGCTTGGCGTCGATTATATTGATTTTGGCAATGGTGCTTCGTTTCCAGGCGTGAAGGAGCAGGGGTATCCGGATCTGGATGCTTTATTAAAGCAAAGGAAAAGAATTCGTTCGTGGGGACTCGACATTAACCGTGTTACCCTGCCAAATATCTCGGAAGACTTTATGAATGAAAAGCCAGGCAGTGAGATTGAGATCGAGCATTCTGTGAACGCTGTAAAAGTATTTGGAGAAGCAGGGATCAACATCGTTCGGCAGCGCTTTGCGGGAGATGTATTTTATGGCTTGTCTACTCCTTATCAGGCCATTCAGCGGGGCGGAGCGATCTCCCGTGGAGAAAGCTTAAGCTTTACAAAGGAACAAGCAGCAACGCCGACGCTTGAAGAAAGCACAAAATGGAGAAAGAAATTTAACGAGGTCTATAGAGAAATTGTTCCTGCTGCACAGGATTACGGCGTTAAAGTCGGCATGCATCCATCTGATTCACCACACCCGGACAGTCCATTTGGCGGTCTTGGGTATCACCGGATCATTGATGAATATCCAAACAAAAATGTCGGCTATATTTACTGCGTTGGAACGAGAGCGGAAGAAGGCGGAAGCCCGCTTGTAATTGATGAAATTAATCATTACGGCCGCAAAGGAAGATTGTTTCTTATTCACTTCAGAAATGTGAGAGGCAGCCTTGCCACTGCGAAAGCATTTGAAGAATCCCTGCTTGATGATGGCGATTTAAATATGTTTAAAATATTGATGGAGCTAAAAAAGGTTGGATATGAAGGATGTCTCAATCCTGACCACGTTCCGATTATGGCGGGAGATGCACCTGATACAGATGCCAAATGGTCACATTCCAATGTAGGATGGAGCTCATCCAGCATCGGATTTGCTTATTCCATTGGCTATATAAAGGCCATGCTTACGGCTTTGAATGAATTTTGGGGATAA
- a CDS encoding tripartite tricarboxylate transporter TctB family protein: MKNYGVWVGISLLLFSLFMVRESLKYPYYGEYGPGPGLFPLWLSGLMGLFSILFILDSLRKNNKIMFSEVLPKGAALVGVLKVVLSIFLFILISPFLGYIVSSIIVMLILLMPDFKWKISLSTAASVTIVLYVVFNLILDIPLPTNMLGW, from the coding sequence GTGAAAAATTACGGTGTATGGGTAGGCATCTCTCTTTTGCTCTTTTCACTTTTTATGGTTCGTGAGTCGCTGAAATACCCGTATTACGGGGAGTATGGTCCGGGACCGGGCTTGTTTCCGCTTTGGCTGAGCGGGCTGATGGGCTTGTTTTCTATTTTGTTTATATTGGATTCACTGCGGAAAAACAACAAGATTATGTTCTCAGAAGTACTGCCGAAAGGCGCAGCTTTGGTTGGCGTATTAAAAGTAGTGCTGTCCATCTTTTTGTTTATTCTTATTTCACCTTTTCTCGGCTATATCGTCTCCAGTATTATCGTTATGCTTATTCTTCTTATGCCTGATTTTAAATGGAAAATATCGCTTAGCACAGCAGCTTCCGTCACGATTGTGTTGTATGTCGTATTTAACCTTATTTTGGATATTCCGCTGCCGACGAATATGTTGGGATGGTAA
- a CDS encoding tripartite tricarboxylate transporter permease has product METVQLLMNGFEIALSWQNILYCLAGVSVGMIVGILPGLGPSAGTALLIPLTFAMDPISAIIMLSGIFYGSMYGGTITTVLVNVPGEAASVVTSLDGYPMAQKGRAGVALGISAIGSFVGGVVAIIGVALVAPHLVKFALSFGPPEYFALILFGMTMVVGLAGKSIIRGVLAVLIGLVLAMFGIAPSSGDIRFSFGQAFLIDGFDFVTIAMGLFGLSEILLGLEQQMKKPEKPPKVKGLLPNRQEIRPSAMSIGRGTVLGFFLGLIPGISSVVPSLLSYSMEKRLAKDPSRFGKGAIEGVAGPETANNSFTGGALIPLFLLGIPSSATMAVLLGAFVLHGLQPGPTLFVRHADFVWAVIASMFIGNLLLLFMNLPLAKFWAKIASIPFNMLFPIIIAVSIVGTYSISNSLWDVGGLLVFGLLGYVLKKADIPVAPIALVFILGKMMEESLLQTLGLYNGNFMEIFTRPISGTLMALSVLAIALSIVAGMKNKKTLLGDSEV; this is encoded by the coding sequence ATGGAGACAGTTCAATTATTAATGAACGGCTTTGAAATCGCATTATCGTGGCAGAATATTTTATACTGCCTGGCGGGCGTTTCCGTTGGCATGATTGTGGGCATTTTGCCGGGACTTGGTCCAAGCGCCGGGACGGCCCTTCTGATTCCGTTAACATTTGCGATGGATCCCATTTCAGCGATCATTATGCTGTCTGGTATTTTTTACGGCTCTATGTATGGCGGAACGATTACAACAGTTCTTGTAAATGTTCCCGGAGAAGCGGCATCGGTTGTTACGAGCCTGGATGGTTACCCGATGGCCCAAAAAGGCCGTGCCGGTGTAGCGCTTGGTATTTCTGCCATTGGCTCGTTTGTAGGAGGCGTTGTTGCGATCATAGGGGTTGCCCTTGTTGCGCCTCATCTTGTGAAATTTGCTCTTTCTTTTGGGCCGCCTGAGTATTTTGCTCTTATTCTGTTTGGAATGACAATGGTTGTCGGCTTAGCCGGAAAATCCATTATCCGTGGTGTACTGGCGGTTTTGATCGGGCTTGTGCTGGCCATGTTCGGAATTGCGCCAAGCTCAGGTGATATTCGCTTCTCATTTGGCCAGGCTTTTTTGATTGATGGGTTTGATTTTGTGACGATTGCGATGGGGTTATTTGGCTTATCAGAAATCTTGTTAGGCCTCGAACAGCAAATGAAAAAGCCTGAAAAGCCGCCAAAAGTCAAAGGGCTGCTTCCAAACCGCCAGGAAATCCGCCCCTCTGCTATGTCCATCGGTCGGGGAACCGTTCTTGGCTTTTTCTTAGGGTTAATTCCGGGGATCAGTTCCGTTGTTCCATCTTTATTGTCTTATTCAATGGAGAAAAGACTGGCAAAAGATCCGTCTCGTTTTGGAAAAGGAGCGATTGAAGGGGTGGCAGGGCCTGAAACGGCCAACAATTCCTTTACAGGAGGAGCTTTGATTCCATTGTTTTTGCTTGGGATTCCAAGCTCAGCGACAATGGCTGTTTTGTTAGGAGCTTTTGTCCTTCATGGCCTGCAGCCAGGCCCAACGCTGTTTGTCCGGCATGCTGACTTTGTATGGGCCGTTATTGCAAGCATGTTTATCGGGAACCTGCTTTTGCTTTTTATGAATCTTCCTTTGGCGAAATTTTGGGCTAAAATAGCGAGCATCCCATTTAACATGCTGTTTCCGATTATTATTGCTGTTTCCATCGTCGGAACATATTCGATCAGCAACAGCCTTTGGGATGTCGGCGGACTGCTTGTTTTTGGACTGCTTGGTTATGTGCTGAAAAAAGCAGACATTCCGGTAGCTCCCATTGCGCTCGTGTTTATTCTAGGAAAAATGATGGAAGAGTCGTTGCTTCAGACACTTGGACTGTATAATGGAAACTTCATGGAGATCTTTACTCGTCCGATTTCGGGCACGCTGATGGCATTGTCCGTTTTGGCTATTGCCCTTAGCATTGTCGCAGGTATGAAAAACAAAAAAACCTTATTGGGAGATTCCGAAGTGTAA